GAAGCAGTCGATCAATGAAATCACAAAAGCCTCGCGGAAACTGTCGAGTAAAAAGAAGGGTTCTGCTAATCGAGAGCAGGCTAGAAAGCATCTCGTCCGCAAACATGAAGACGTAACTAACCGTCGCTCTGATTGGTTTTGGAAACTTGCCCATAAATTGATAGATAAGTTTGACGTGCTGTGCTTTGAAACACTGAACCTTAAGGGAATGCAGAGACTTTGGGGGCGCAAGATCAGTGATCTGGCATTCCGAGAGTTCTTGCAAATCTTGGAGTGGGTTGCTAAAAAGAAGGGCAAGCAGGTTGTCTGCATCGACCGCTGGTATCCGAGTTCTAAGACCTGTAGTTGTTGTGGTCATGTTCTTGAAAGCCTTGAGTTATCAGTTAGAGTTTGGCGCTGCCCGCGAGTGCAATTCGGTAAACGACCGAGACTCCAATGCAGCCTTAAATATTTGTGCGGTGGGGGCATCCACCGTTGAGCTAGGCGATGTAAGACAGGCTTTGCCTGCAATTGCTGTTTGAATTCAGAATCCTCGTGCGTTCACGCCGGGGAGTATGTCAAAAGCACAGCATTTGTTGCCCCTGACAGCTACCTGTGCGACACTTCCTCCATCTTAGAACACCCGGAAACTCCGATTGCTTTGTAACAAATTTTTACAGTCGGCCGCCAGCGAATGTGTATGCAATGATACTTCCAAGGTCTGCCAGGGGATTTTTGGGCCCCAGAATCACTTGCCGATCGAATTAATTAGTGTTATTGATGATATGTCAAGGTTGAAATTGTGTATCTGCGCGCTGAGACTAGCCTCTCAAAAATATTGGTCGCCAGCAGGGAGTATCTGTGTTTGCAATATTATAGTGAAAGGTACAAAAAAAATGAAACGTTTTCTACATGGAGCTACACTAGCGATCGCCATATCTGGCTTATCCGCTACCCTCGCCAGTGCACCAGGAGTGCGGGCACAATCGGAGCCGTTCTTGCTGAGTCAGAGTGTAAATTTCCGGCCTCCCAACGTCACAGCACCGGGCGGCAGACAAGGAGGGACACATCGCGGTTCCAAGCTTTGTCCGGCGGGTTTATCTGTTACTCCTTTAGTACCTCCCACTAATATCGGTTTAACTCTCACCGATTCTCCCACAATTTTTGTCTACTTACCTCAAACATCAGCAGAAATAGAGTTTACCTTGCTGACCGAAAACGAGGACAAAGTTGTCTATGAAAAAACATTTAAAGTTGAAAAAGCCGGCATTGTGGGAGTGGCAATTCCTGCTAGCAGTGACAGCAATAAATCCTTGGAAGTTGGCAAGCGATACGTGTGGTCGTTTTCCATGGTTTGCGAACCAGAAGACCGATCGGCAGATTTAGTTACTAAAGGATTCGTGCAGCGCATAGAACCCCAGGCAACTCTTAAAAGGGATTTGGTGGCACATCCTGACCCGATGACGAGGCTGGACGTTTACGCTAAAAATGGGATTTGGTACGAAACTCTCGCTACTTTAGCCCAAATGCGGCGCCAGACACCGGGAGATGCCAAGCTGAATGCGAAGTGGACGGAATTGTTGCAGTCCCAAGGACTGGAATCAGTGGCAGCTCAACCGCTGGTTGGGCCCCTTTAAAACTCGCTATTGGTTGAAGTTTTCTCTATCTTGATGTGAGGATGTGAAAACTCACAAATTTAGCCGATCGCGCCCGGAGTTAATTTAAAACTCCGGGTTAACAGTAGAGAGGCGATCGAGAACATCTCTACAAGTTGGTGAACAAACTCTTAGCTAATCAAAGTAAAAATGCCTACCGAAGATTTATTTATCTAATAAAAAAAATGAAACGTTTTATAAACCGAGTTGCACTGGCGATCGCCGTATTGGCGATCTCCGTAACTCTCCCCAGTTTGCTCCCGCCCATCCAAGCTGTACCACCACCAGTTTTGCTGAGTCAGAATGTTAATTTCAAACCTCCAGATGTCACAGCCCCCGACAACCGACAAGGGGGAACGCATCGAGGCTGTCAGTTGCAAAAAGGTTTATCGATTACTCCCTTAATACCTGAAAGCAATATTGGCTTAACGCTAACAGAGGCGCCCACATTTTTTGTCTACGTTTCTCAACCGGCGGCTCAAGTCGAGTTTGTTTTGCTAAACGAAGATGAATCTGAAGTAGTTTACGAATCTAGTTTAAAAATTGACAAAGCCGGAATTGTAGGAGTTAGCATTTCTGATAAAGACAAGACCAAAAATATTGAAGTTGGGAAGCGATATGTATGGTCGTTTGCACTAGCTTGCGATCCTCAAGAGCGCTCAGGAGATTATATTGTTAGAGGATGGATGCAGCGAATTGCACCGCAGGGAAATCTCAAAAGCGATTTAGCAAATCCCGACCCGAGAGTGAGGCTGATGGCCTATGCTAAAAATGGCATTTGGTACGAGACTCTGGCTACTCTAGCCCAAATGCGGCGAACAGCACCCGACGATGCGAGTCTCAAGGCCGAGTGGACGCAATTGTTGAAGTCCCAAAAACTAGAAGCGCTGGCAGATAAACCGCTAGTTGACTCTTTTTAATCGAGACTACAGGACTCTTGAGGTATGTGAGGTACACAGAAGAGGGACATGGCAATGTCGTGTCCCGTAAGGACTCTGGAATGTACCGAATAAATCTGCAATCTGCTGTATTCACCCAAATCTAAAATCTAAAATCTAAAATCTAAAATCGATTGATGATTAATAATTTTCCAACAATTCTCGCCCTAGATTTTGACGGTGTGATTTGTGACGGACTAATCGAATATTTCCAAACAGCTTGGCGTGCCTACTGCCAAATCTGGAAACCAGTCGAAACAGTGCCCGATCCAGATTTAGCCTTGAGTTTCTACCGAGTGCGCCCAGCCATCGAAACCGGTTGGGAAATGCCCCTGTTGATTCGCGCCCTGCTGACAGGAATTACGGAAGAACAAATTTTGCAAGATTGGCCGAATATTGTCCCGCAGTTATTGACCGAAAATAATTTGAAAGCCCAGTCTGTCGGCGCGATGTTAGACGGGCTGCGCGATAATTGGATTGCTGAGGATTTAGCTGGGTGGCTGTCTTTGCACCGCTTTTATCCCGGAGTAGCCGATCGCCTGCGGTGTTTGCAAGAAGACAGTGCGGTGAAAGTCGCGATCGTCACCACCAAGGAAGGACGTTTTGTGCGAGAACTATTGCAGCTAGCGGGCGTACAAATGCCGTCGGAGTTGATTTTTGGCAAGGAATACAATAAGCCGAAACACCAAATTTTGCGGGAGTTTTTGGCAGCATCTGGCAAAGATACGACTATTTGGTTTGTGGAAGATCGGTTAAAAACTTTGCTCTCAGTGAAGCAGCAGCCGGATTTATCTCAGGTGAAGTTGTTTTTGGCTGATTGGGGTTACAATACTTTGGCTGAACGGGAATCTGTGGCCCAAAA
The sequence above is drawn from the Microcoleus sp. bin38.metabat.b11b12b14.051 genome and encodes:
- a CDS encoding DUF928 domain-containing protein encodes the protein MKRFLHGATLAIAISGLSATLASAPGVRAQSEPFLLSQSVNFRPPNVTAPGGRQGGTHRGSKLCPAGLSVTPLVPPTNIGLTLTDSPTIFVYLPQTSAEIEFTLLTENEDKVVYEKTFKVEKAGIVGVAIPASSDSNKSLEVGKRYVWSFSMVCEPEDRSADLVTKGFVQRIEPQATLKRDLVAHPDPMTRLDVYAKNGIWYETLATLAQMRRQTPGDAKLNAKWTELLQSQGLESVAAQPLVGPL
- a CDS encoding DUF928 domain-containing protein; amino-acid sequence: MKRFINRVALAIAVLAISVTLPSLLPPIQAVPPPVLLSQNVNFKPPDVTAPDNRQGGTHRGCQLQKGLSITPLIPESNIGLTLTEAPTFFVYVSQPAAQVEFVLLNEDESEVVYESSLKIDKAGIVGVSISDKDKTKNIEVGKRYVWSFALACDPQERSGDYIVRGWMQRIAPQGNLKSDLANPDPRVRLMAYAKNGIWYETLATLAQMRRTAPDDASLKAEWTQLLKSQKLEALADKPLVDSF
- a CDS encoding HAD family hydrolase, producing MINNFPTILALDFDGVICDGLIEYFQTAWRAYCQIWKPVETVPDPDLALSFYRVRPAIETGWEMPLLIRALLTGITEEQILQDWPNIVPQLLTENNLKAQSVGAMLDGLRDNWIAEDLAGWLSLHRFYPGVADRLRCLQEDSAVKVAIVTTKEGRFVRELLQLAGVQMPSELIFGKEYNKPKHQILREFLAASGKDTTIWFVEDRLKTLLSVKQQPDLSQVKLFLADWGYNTLAERESVAQNPPVQLLSLSQFAGDFADWLPDEC